The following proteins are encoded in a genomic region of Nakaseomyces glabratus chromosome J, complete sequence:
- the HCA4 gene encoding RNA-dependent ATPase HCA4 (CAGL0J01045g~Ortholog(s) have ATP-dependent RNA helicase activity, role in rRNA processing and cytosol, nucleus, small-subunit processome localization): MAKKHRYTTVQRKQERQKEEEYIKELEQRIQDYDVKNNKAVFFKDLPISKSTLKGLNEASFIKMTDIQRDSIVTSLQGHDVFGTAKTGSGKTLAFLVPVLEKLYRERWTEFDGLGALIISPTRELAMQIYEVLVKIGSHTQFSAGLVIGGKDVNFELERIAKINILIGTPGRILQHMDQAVGLNTSNLQMLVLDEADRCLDMGFQKTLDAIVGNLPPDRQTLLFSATQSQSISDLARLSLTDYKKIGTIDSSEDGPATPKTLQQSYIIADLADKLDVLYSFIKSHLKTKMIVFFSSSKQVHFVYETFRKMQPGISLLHLHGRQKQRARTETLDKFFRAQQVCLFATDVVARGIDFPAVDWVIQVDCPEDVDTYIHRVGRAARYGKKGRSLIILTPQEEAFLTRMAAKKIEPGKLTIKQSKKKSIKPQLQSLLFKDPELKYLGQKAFISYVKSIYIQKDKEVFKFDELPTEEFANSLGLPGAPRIKIKGMKAIEQAKKLKNTSRSLLSLSKANDDGEINDKKDKQVRTKYDKMFERKNQTILSEHYLNITKSQAQEDEDEDFITVKRKDHELKEEDLPQLTVPTSRRAQKKALSKKASLSTKGNATKMVFDDEGQAHPVYELEGEEEFHKKGDAEEQKKEFLSKEAEIMADRDVSDKIIQKEKKQEKKRKRLEAMRREMEAAYADEYSDEDEEGGNVAYLGTGNLSDDMEEYSSDEESRKTKKSKTVDYRFDKKNKTISEDTDIMEIQEPETIEDLESLTARLIEG, translated from the coding sequence ATGGCTAAGAAGCACAGGTATACCACGGTTCAGCGTAAGCAAGAGCGTCAGAAGGAGGAGGAGTATATCAAGGAGTTGGAGCAGCGTATTCAGGATTATGATGTGAAGAACAACAAGGCAGTGTTTTTCAAGGACCTGCCGATCAGTAAATCTACATTGAAAGGTCTAAATGAGGCCTCTTTTATAAAAATGACGGATATTCAGCGGGACTCCATCGTTACCTCATTGCAAGGCCACGATGTGTTTGGTACTGCCAAGACTGGGTCTGGTAAGACTTTGGCATTTCTGGTACCAGTGCTGGAGAAACTATACCGTGAGCGCTGGACTGAGTTCGACGGGTTGGGGGCTTTGATTATCTCGCCTACTAGGGAGTTGGCTATGCAAATCTACGAGGTCCTTGTGAAGATCGGTTCACACACACAATTCTCAGCAGGTCTAGTCATTGGTGGTAAGGACGTGAACTTCGAATTGGAGAGGATCGCCAAGATCAACATCTTGATTGGTACTCCCGGTAGAATTCTTCAACATATGGACCAAGCGGTTGGGTTAAATACTTCGAATTTGCAAATGTTGGTGTTAGACGAAGCTGATAGGTGTTTGGATATGGGTTTCCAAAAGACCTTGGATGCCATTGTGGGTAACTTACCACCTGACAGACAGACTCTGTTGTTTTCTGCAACGCAATCACAAAGCATATCTGATCTGGCAAGATTGTCTTTGACCGATTATAAGAAGATTGGTACAATTGATTCATCTGAAGATGGACCAGCGACTCCAAAAACACTGCAGCAGTCTTATATCATAGCAGACCTGGCCGATAAACTGGATGTCCTGTACAGTTTTATCAAATCTCATTTGAAGACTAAGATGATTGTGTTCTTCTCCAGTTCAAAGCAAGTACATTTCGTTTACGAGACATTTAGAAAGATGCAACCTGGTATTTCTTTGTTGCACTTGCATGGTAGGCAGAAGCAAAGAGCTCGTACTGAAACTCTAGACAAATTCTTCAGAGCTCAGCAAGTATGTTTGTTTGCTACTGATGTCGTCGCTAGAGGTATCGACTTTCCAGCTGTTGATTGGGTTATCCAAGTGGATTGTCCGGAAGACGTAGACACATATATCCATAGGGTAGGTAGAGCCGCCAGGTATGGTAAGAAAGGTAGGTCGCTTATCATTCTCACTCCACAAGAAGAGGCTTTTTTGACAAGAATGGCAGCTAAGAAGATTGAACCTGGTAAGCTAACTATAAAACAGTCTAAGAAAAAATCTATCAAACCACAATTGCAATCCTTACTGTTCAAGGACCCAGAACTAAAATATCTTGGTCAGAAGgcttttatttcttatgTGAAATCTATCTATATTCAAAAGGATAAGGAAGtttttaaatttgatgagCTTCCAACAGAAGAGTTTGCAAACTCGTTGGGTCTACCTGGTGCACCACGCATCAAGATAAAGGGTATGAAGGCAATCGAACAAGCtaagaagctgaaaaacACATCTAGAAGTCTATTGTCATTATCAAAAGCCAATGATGATGGTGAAATCAATGATAAGAAGGATAAACAGGTTAGAACTAAATATGACAAGATGTTTGAACGTAAAAATCAAACTATTTTGAGTGAGCATTATTTGAACATAACGAAATCTCAAGCacaagaagatgaggatgaagacTTCATTACTGTTAAGAGAAAAGACCATGAATTGAAGGAAGAAGATTTGCCACAACTAACTGTACCAACATCGAGGAGAGCACAAAAGAAGGCTCTGTCTAAAAAGGCATCCTTATCTACTAAGGGTAATGCCACTAAAATGGtgtttgatgatgaaggaCAAGCGCATCCAGTCTATGAGCttgaaggtgaagaagagTTCCATAAAAAAGGTGATGCTGAggaacaaaagaaagaattcTTGAGCAAAGAAGCTGAAATCATGGCTGATAGAGATGTTAGCGATAAGATAATacagaaagagaagaaacaggaaaaaaagagaaagagattaGAGGCAATGAGGAGAGAAATGGAAGCTGCCTATGCTGACGAATACAgcgatgaggatgaagaaggcGGTAATGTTGCATATTTGGGTACAGGTAATTTAAGTGATGACATGGAGGAATACtcttctgatgaagaaagtCGTAAAACTAAGAAGAGTAAGACTGTTGACTACAGATTtgacaagaagaacaaaactATTTCTGAAGATACTGATATTATGGAGATTCAAGAACCAGAAACCATTGAAGACTTGGAATCCCTTACCGCAAGACTTATCGAAGGTTAA